One Vicinamibacteria bacterium genomic region harbors:
- a CDS encoding DinB family protein — protein MRYQFLFETYETEILKVLSVWSMFEDSDLSARPSSTDERGRSVLEHMVHQSMSENLWFRDMLGIGVTDNPLPAKETRLGFIETYAENASKRLAALREKPDSWWEEEVGFFEVTRSRAWIVTRRIAHTAHHRGQQTALLRMLGRDLHSTYGPTADTGGLMQNQAPVVYAYPDLDTLLDEEKGGTRRKTPLPGPGKASPTERPGS, from the coding sequence ATGCGGTACCAATTCCTCTTCGAGACCTACGAGACCGAGATCCTCAAAGTGCTGAGCGTCTGGTCGATGTTCGAGGACTCCGACCTGTCCGCGCGGCCCTCGAGCACCGACGAACGCGGAAGGAGCGTTCTCGAGCACATGGTCCATCAGTCCATGAGCGAGAACCTCTGGTTCCGGGACATGCTCGGAATCGGGGTGACCGACAATCCCCTTCCGGCGAAGGAAACACGTCTCGGCTTCATCGAGACCTATGCCGAGAACGCGTCGAAGCGACTCGCGGCGCTGCGCGAAAAACCGGATTCCTGGTGGGAAGAGGAGGTGGGCTTTTTCGAGGTCACACGCTCCCGGGCGTGGATCGTCACCCGCAGGATCGCCCATACGGCCCATCACCGGGGACAGCAGACCGCGCTTCTGCGAATGCTCGGCCGCGATCTCCACAGCACCTACGGACCCACGGCGGATACGGGTGGCCTCATGCAGAACCAGGCGCCCGTCGTCTACGCCTACCCCGACCTCGACACGCTTCTCGACGAGGAGAAGGGAGGCACGCGGCGGAAAACGCCGCTGCCGGGACCGGGAAAGGCATCTCCGACGGAGAGACCCGGCTCGTGA